A genomic window from Bradyrhizobium lupini includes:
- the parE gene encoding DNA topoisomerase IV subunit B, with translation MSKQLKPKAKDDFFGGDEPKPRAAKAAPRAGGAEADYTAADIEVLEGLEPVRRRPGMYIGGTDEKALHHLFAEVIDNSMDEALAGHATFIGVELSADGFLTVTDNGRGIPVDPHPKFPKKSALEVIMCTLHSGGKFDSKVYETSGGLHGVGISVVNALSSLLEVEVARSQKLYRMTFERGHPKGKLEDLGKINNRRGTRVRFKPDTDIFGAKAAFKPQRLFKMTRSKAYLFGGVEIRWNCAPELLKGVDDVPAEATFHFPGGLKDYLAAAIHADTLVHPDIFSGKSGRNGAHGACEWAVAWTADADGFLSSYTNTVPTPDGGTHESGLRSALLRGLKDHAERVGQGKRASSITSEDVMVGAAVMLSVFVREPEFQGQTKDRLATAEAQRIVEQAMKDPFDHWLSGNPNQANRLLDFVVDRAEERLRRRQEKETARKTAGKKLRLPGKLADCSDAGLEGSELFIVEGDSAGGSAKQARDRKTQAVLPLRGKILNVASAGKDKLTANTQLADLVQAIGCGMLAQYREEDLRYQRIIIMTDADVDGAHIASLLITFFYRQMPRLIDEGHLFLAVPPLYKLTNGTKSVYARDDAHKAALIKSEFNANAKVEVNRFKGLGEMMPAQLKETTMDPAKRTMLKVVLLADDRDTTADSVERLMGTKAEARFAFISDKAEFANDDLLDV, from the coding sequence ATGTCCAAGCAGTTGAAGCCCAAAGCAAAAGACGATTTTTTCGGCGGCGATGAGCCCAAGCCCCGCGCCGCCAAGGCCGCCCCGCGCGCGGGCGGTGCCGAGGCCGACTACACCGCAGCCGACATCGAGGTCCTCGAAGGTCTGGAACCGGTGCGCCGCCGGCCCGGCATGTATATCGGCGGCACCGACGAGAAGGCGCTGCATCACCTCTTCGCCGAAGTCATCGACAACTCGATGGACGAGGCGCTCGCGGGGCATGCGACCTTCATCGGAGTCGAATTGAGCGCGGACGGCTTTTTGACCGTCACGGACAACGGCCGCGGCATCCCGGTCGATCCGCATCCAAAATTCCCGAAGAAGTCGGCGCTCGAAGTCATCATGTGCACGCTGCACTCGGGCGGCAAGTTCGACTCCAAGGTCTACGAGACCTCGGGCGGCCTGCACGGCGTCGGCATCTCCGTGGTGAACGCCCTCTCCTCGCTGCTCGAGGTCGAGGTCGCGCGCAGCCAGAAACTCTATCGCATGACGTTCGAGCGCGGCCACCCAAAGGGCAAGCTCGAGGATCTCGGCAAGATCAACAACCGCCGCGGAACCCGCGTGCGCTTCAAGCCGGACACCGACATCTTCGGTGCCAAGGCAGCGTTCAAGCCGCAGCGCCTGTTCAAGATGACGCGTTCGAAGGCGTATCTGTTCGGCGGCGTCGAGATCCGCTGGAATTGCGCGCCCGAACTGCTTAAGGGCGTCGACGACGTGCCGGCGGAAGCGACGTTCCACTTCCCCGGTGGCCTCAAGGACTATCTGGCCGCCGCGATCCACGCCGACACGCTGGTGCATCCCGACATCTTCTCCGGCAAGTCGGGCCGCAACGGCGCGCATGGCGCCTGCGAATGGGCGGTGGCCTGGACCGCGGATGCCGACGGCTTCCTGTCTTCCTACACCAACACTGTGCCGACGCCCGACGGCGGCACGCACGAATCCGGGCTGCGCAGCGCGCTGCTGCGCGGCCTCAAGGACCACGCCGAACGCGTCGGCCAGGGCAAGCGCGCGTCGTCCATTACGTCAGAAGACGTGATGGTGGGTGCAGCCGTGATGCTCTCGGTGTTCGTGCGCGAGCCTGAATTCCAGGGCCAGACCAAGGACCGTCTCGCCACCGCCGAAGCGCAGCGCATCGTCGAACAGGCGATGAAGGATCCGTTCGACCATTGGCTGTCGGGCAATCCGAACCAGGCCAACAGGCTGCTCGACTTCGTGGTCGACCGCGCCGAGGAGCGGCTGCGCCGCCGCCAGGAGAAGGAGACCGCGCGCAAGACCGCCGGCAAGAAGCTGCGCCTCCCCGGCAAGCTCGCCGATTGCAGCGATGCAGGGTTGGAAGGCTCAGAACTCTTCATCGTCGAGGGTGACTCGGCCGGCGGCAGCGCCAAGCAGGCGCGCGACCGCAAGACCCAGGCCGTGCTGCCGCTGCGCGGCAAGATCCTCAACGTCGCGTCCGCCGGCAAGGACAAGCTGACGGCGAATACGCAGCTCGCCGACCTCGTGCAGGCGATCGGCTGCGGGATGCTCGCGCAGTATCGGGAAGAGGATCTGCGCTATCAGCGCATCATCATCATGACCGACGCCGATGTCGACGGTGCCCACATCGCTTCACTGCTGATCACCTTCTTCTACCGGCAGATGCCGCGGCTGATCGACGAAGGCCATCTCTTCCTCGCCGTGCCGCCGCTCTACAAGCTGACCAACGGCACGAAGTCGGTCTACGCCCGCGATGACGCGCACAAGGCAGCGCTGATCAAGAGCGAGTTCAACGCCAACGCCAAGGTCGAGGTCAATCGCTTCAAAGGCCTCGGCGAAATGATGCCGGCGCAGCTCAAGGAAACCACCATGGATCCGGCAAAGCGGACCATGTTGAAAGTGGTTCTGCTTGCCGACGACCGCGACACCACGGCGGATTCGGTGGAGCGCCTGATGGGCACCAAGGCCGAAGCGCGCTTCGCGTTCATCTCGGACAAGGCCGAATTCGCCAACGACGACCTGCTGGACGTCTGA
- a CDS encoding helix-turn-helix transcriptional regulator: MYRWCTDEVEPHDRFDFWREVRAKGLFGVTVELEPERRANFFGEFSLRRLGGAGLVELKASHYTVERSVTDIAHAPGDSLCVYQQLGSGAWFGGMRGSDFTIANGSFATSHTDQTYRATPLGTGGFHLRILKIPVSGLSMQDKRMRELAPRTFDDPGLKPLLDACFADLGTVAAGDDGAADAASLVEALAHLALIERGMLRAGSRLGQAALRTARLSQARRLIARHLQDPNLAPAMVADLLGVSVRHLHMLFESAARSFSQTVTDERLNQSRRLMREAPDRLIADIATSCGFESVATYYRVFNAAYGIAPGDFRAQGPEGR, translated from the coding sequence GTGTATCGCTGGTGCACCGACGAGGTCGAGCCGCACGACCGCTTCGACTTTTGGCGCGAGGTGCGCGCCAAGGGCCTGTTCGGCGTCACCGTCGAACTCGAGCCCGAACGCCGCGCGAACTTCTTCGGCGAATTCTCGCTGCGCCGGCTTGGCGGAGCCGGCCTCGTCGAGCTGAAGGCCTCCCATTACACGGTCGAGCGCAGCGTGACCGACATCGCTCACGCGCCGGGCGACAGCCTCTGCGTCTATCAGCAGCTCGGCAGCGGCGCGTGGTTCGGCGGCATGCGCGGCAGCGACTTCACGATCGCCAATGGCAGCTTCGCCACCAGCCATACCGACCAGACCTATCGCGCCACGCCGCTGGGCACGGGCGGCTTCCACCTGCGGATCCTGAAGATTCCCGTGAGCGGCCTCTCCATGCAGGACAAGCGCATGCGCGAGCTTGCGCCCCGGACGTTCGACGATCCCGGCTTGAAGCCCCTGCTCGACGCCTGCTTCGCCGATCTCGGTACGGTTGCCGCGGGTGATGACGGCGCCGCCGATGCCGCTTCGCTCGTCGAGGCTTTAGCCCATCTGGCGCTGATCGAGCGCGGCATGCTGCGGGCCGGCAGCCGCCTCGGGCAGGCCGCGCTGCGGACCGCCCGGCTCTCGCAGGCACGGCGCCTGATCGCGCGGCACCTGCAAGACCCAAATCTGGCGCCGGCCATGGTGGCCGACCTGCTCGGTGTCTCCGTGCGTCACCTGCACATGCTGTTCGAAAGCGCGGCAAGGAGTTTTTCGCAAACCGTGACGGACGAACGCCTGAACCAGAGCCGCCGCCTGATGCGCGAAGCCCCGGACCGGTTGATTGCCGACATCGCGACCTCCTGCGGCTTCGAGAGCGTCGCGACCTATTACCGGGTCTTCAACGCCGCCTACGGGATCGCGCCCGGCGACTTCCGCGCGCAGGGGCCGGAGGGGCGCTAG
- a CDS encoding outer membrane protein, with amino-acid sequence MKKILLALTAVAAMTASASAADLGARPYAKAPMAAPVANWTGFYIFGGAGGGLSASDQRVQTTVGAVPLTIDQRQGGSGWFGTVGLGYDWQFSGTWVAGVFADGQFGSIRATIQDPLLGITGNQKLEDSWAAGVRLGWLVAPNVLSYVNGGYSGAHFGSTNFMTLAGAPAGVHLNGYNRNGWFIGGGVENNLNIFGIQSPGWFMKTEYRSAFYNAKTQDILFDAGNLPVGQSIRANSWNQTISTSLVYRFNWTGPVVAKY; translated from the coding sequence ATGAAGAAGATTTTGCTCGCACTGACCGCGGTTGCTGCCATGACCGCTTCGGCTTCGGCCGCTGACCTTGGCGCCCGTCCCTACGCGAAGGCCCCGATGGCGGCTCCCGTCGCCAACTGGACCGGCTTCTACATCTTCGGCGGCGCCGGCGGCGGCCTCTCGGCCTCTGACCAGCGCGTCCAGACCACGGTTGGCGCAGTTCCCCTGACGATCGATCAGCGCCAGGGTGGCTCGGGCTGGTTCGGCACCGTCGGTCTCGGCTACGACTGGCAGTTCAGTGGCACCTGGGTCGCCGGCGTGTTCGCTGACGGTCAGTTCGGCAGCATCCGTGCTACCATTCAAGATCCCCTGCTCGGCATCACCGGCAACCAGAAGCTGGAAGACTCCTGGGCCGCTGGTGTGCGCCTCGGCTGGCTGGTCGCTCCGAACGTTCTCTCCTACGTCAACGGCGGTTACTCCGGCGCCCACTTCGGCAGCACCAACTTCATGACCTTGGCTGGCGCTCCGGCCGGCGTTCACCTCAACGGCTACAACCGCAATGGCTGGTTCATCGGCGGCGGCGTTGAGAACAACCTGAACATCTTCGGCATCCAGTCGCCCGGCTGGTTCATGAAGACCGAGTACCGTTCGGCCTTCTACAATGCCAAGACCCAGGACATCCTGTTCGATGCCGGTAACCTCCCGGTCGGTCAGAGCATTCGCGCCAACAGCTGGAACCAGACGATCTCGACTTCGCTGGTTTACCGCTTCAACTGGACCGGTCCGGTCGTCGCGAAGTACTGA
- a CDS encoding FAD-dependent oxidoreductase: MKPDTLQRPQGSSLKVRCCIVGGGPAGMMLGYLLGRAGIDVVVLEKHADFFRDFRGDTVHPSTLQVMDELGLIDGFLKLPHQRLQKLDGLFGGTPVRIADLSRLRTKYPFIAFMPQWDFLNFLREAGQRFASLQVMMNTEAVDLIRRGETIAGVRANTPDGIVDIEADLTIACDGRHSTVRQHSGLEVEEIGAPMDVLWFRVGRKANETENLFARVEPGKMMITFDRGDYWQCAYVIAKGQYDAVKARGLQALLDGVVRMAPVLKSGIAEVKNFDDVKLLTVAINRLPRWTRPGLLLIGDAAHAMSPVGGVGVNLAVQDAVATANLLADELQRGCPSEDELDAVRRRREFPVKMTQRMQMIVQNNIISGALQGGDRPLKVPLVLRLITALPWLQGIPARLLALGVRPEHVQSKAAPAR, encoded by the coding sequence GTGAAACCCGATACGTTGCAGCGTCCCCAGGGCTCCTCGCTGAAGGTGCGGTGTTGCATCGTCGGCGGCGGACCGGCGGGCATGATGCTCGGCTATCTCCTCGGGCGCGCCGGCATCGATGTCGTGGTGCTGGAGAAGCATGCGGATTTCTTCCGCGACTTCCGCGGCGACACCGTGCATCCTTCGACGCTCCAGGTGATGGACGAGCTCGGCCTGATCGACGGATTCCTGAAGCTGCCGCATCAGCGCTTGCAAAAGCTGGACGGCCTGTTCGGCGGTACCCCCGTTCGCATCGCCGATCTCAGCCGGCTCCGCACCAAGTACCCCTTCATCGCCTTCATGCCGCAATGGGATTTCCTGAATTTCCTGCGCGAGGCCGGCCAGCGCTTCGCCTCGCTGCAGGTGATGATGAACACGGAGGCCGTCGATCTGATCCGCCGCGGCGAGACCATCGCCGGCGTGCGGGCGAATACGCCTGACGGCATCGTGGATATCGAAGCCGATCTCACCATCGCATGTGACGGCCGGCATTCGACCGTGCGCCAGCATTCCGGCCTCGAGGTCGAGGAGATCGGCGCGCCAATGGACGTGCTGTGGTTCCGCGTCGGACGCAAGGCGAACGAGACCGAGAACCTGTTCGCGCGCGTCGAGCCCGGCAAGATGATGATCACCTTCGACCGCGGCGACTATTGGCAGTGCGCCTATGTCATCGCCAAGGGACAATACGACGCGGTGAAGGCGAGGGGATTGCAGGCGCTGCTCGACGGCGTCGTTCGCATGGCGCCGGTCCTGAAGAGCGGCATAGCCGAGGTGAAGAACTTCGACGATGTCAAGCTGCTCACCGTCGCGATCAACCGCCTGCCGCGCTGGACGCGGCCGGGCCTGCTTCTGATCGGCGACGCCGCACATGCGATGTCGCCGGTCGGCGGTGTCGGCGTCAATCTCGCCGTCCAGGATGCGGTCGCGACCGCAAACCTGCTGGCGGACGAGCTGCAGCGCGGCTGCCCGTCGGAGGACGAACTCGATGCCGTGCGCCGTCGCCGCGAATTCCCGGTGAAGATGACGCAGCGGATGCAGATGATCGTGCAGAACAACATCATCAGCGGCGCCTTGCAGGGCGGCGACCGGCCGCTGAAAGTGCCGCTGGTCCTGCGCCTCATCACCGCGCTGCCGTGGCTCCAGGGCATTCCGGCGCGCCTGCTCGCGCTTGGCGTCCGGCCCGAGCACGTGCAGTCGAAGGCTGCGCCGGCACGGTAG
- a CDS encoding DedA family protein, with protein sequence MEQFAHGLADFVRAHQTWAAPIVFVLAFGESLAFISLLIPAWGALVAIGALIGASGISFYPVWIAGGIGAALGDWVSYWFGYRYKEQVAQMWPLSRYPELLPRGEAFVRSWGVPSIFIGRFFGPLRASVPLAAGIFEMPYWSFQAANFVSALIWSAALLLFGDVIAKIMEWIWGVV encoded by the coding sequence ATGGAGCAGTTTGCGCACGGGCTCGCCGATTTCGTGCGCGCTCACCAGACGTGGGCAGCTCCCATCGTGTTCGTGCTCGCATTCGGGGAGTCGCTCGCCTTCATCTCGCTGCTGATCCCGGCCTGGGGCGCGTTGGTCGCTATCGGCGCGCTGATCGGCGCGAGTGGCATCAGCTTCTATCCGGTCTGGATCGCCGGTGGCATCGGGGCGGCGCTGGGCGACTGGGTCTCTTACTGGTTCGGCTATCGCTACAAGGAGCAGGTCGCGCAGATGTGGCCGCTCTCGCGTTATCCGGAACTCCTGCCCAGAGGCGAGGCCTTCGTGCGCAGCTGGGGCGTGCCGAGCATCTTCATCGGCCGCTTCTTCGGCCCCTTGCGTGCCTCCGTGCCGCTTGCAGCCGGCATTTTCGAGATGCCCTATTGGAGCTTCCAGGCCGCCAACTTCGTCTCGGCACTGATCTGGTCGGCGGCGCTGCTGCTGTTCGGAGATGTGATCGCCAAGATCATGGAATGGATCTGGGGCGTGGTGTGA
- a CDS encoding FMN-binding negative transcriptional regulator, giving the protein MYTPPFFKQDRAASLKFADTRGFGTMCAFDGHKPIASPLQFYLTYAADGTPQAAFHVARHNPLLKLADGTTSWLLAVNGPDAYVSPDWYVSPDQVPTWLYQSVHLTGPVRLLSDGELAVQIDTLSNKFENWLLPKKPWTSGKMTAGRLEAMKKAIVGLVMTVEEVEASFKLNQHKSDADYMAIANALGAQAHADAREIAQLMQDVRPEAFASETNERSAP; this is encoded by the coding sequence ATGTACACGCCACCCTTTTTCAAGCAGGACCGCGCCGCGAGCCTGAAATTCGCCGACACGCGCGGCTTCGGCACCATGTGCGCCTTCGACGGCCACAAGCCGATCGCCTCGCCGCTGCAGTTCTATTTGACCTATGCCGCGGACGGCACGCCGCAGGCCGCGTTTCATGTCGCCCGTCACAATCCGCTGCTAAAGCTTGCGGACGGGACGACCTCCTGGCTCCTCGCGGTCAACGGCCCCGATGCCTACGTGTCGCCGGATTGGTACGTCTCGCCGGATCAGGTGCCGACCTGGCTGTACCAGTCGGTCCATCTGACCGGGCCGGTGCGGTTGTTGTCGGATGGTGAACTGGCCGTGCAAATCGATACGCTCAGCAACAAGTTCGAGAACTGGCTGTTGCCGAAGAAGCCGTGGACGTCGGGCAAGATGACGGCCGGGCGGCTCGAGGCGATGAAGAAGGCGATCGTGGGTCTGGTCATGACGGTTGAGGAGGTCGAAGCCAGCTTCAAGCTCAACCAGCACAAGTCCGACGCCGATTATATGGCGATCGCCAATGCGCTTGGCGCGCAAGCCCATGCCGACGCCAGGGAGATCGCGCAGCTGATGCAGGACGTAAGGCCGGAGGCCTTCGCATCCGAAACCAACGAAAGGAGCGCGCCATGA
- a CDS encoding outer membrane protein gives MRNKLIAAFACTTALISTGAASAADLGARPYTKAPAYMESMFNWTGFYVGGHIGGAWTNEQFINNGTGAPFGDLTPGQGYRQRNSGILGGAQIGYNWQANNYVFGMEGTISGLDNKGSFLNTAFGAGDDVFSWRTNVLATVVGRAGFAVQNNLFYIKGGYAGVNNRLSVTDTVGPATGSGGQTHWANGWTVGAGWEYGITRNWIVGLEYNYAAFASQTYQLGGTSGNYSFDAKPRDLQWAVVRASYKFDAPVIARY, from the coding sequence ATGCGTAACAAGTTGATTGCCGCCTTCGCCTGCACGACCGCTCTGATTTCGACCGGCGCCGCTTCCGCCGCCGATCTCGGTGCTCGGCCCTACACAAAGGCGCCGGCCTATATGGAGTCGATGTTCAACTGGACCGGCTTCTATGTCGGCGGCCACATCGGCGGTGCATGGACCAACGAGCAGTTCATCAACAACGGGACCGGCGCACCGTTTGGCGATCTGACCCCGGGGCAGGGCTACCGTCAGCGCAACTCCGGCATCCTGGGCGGCGCCCAGATCGGCTACAATTGGCAGGCCAACAACTACGTGTTCGGTATGGAAGGCACGATCTCGGGCCTCGACAACAAGGGCTCGTTCTTGAACACCGCGTTCGGCGCGGGTGACGACGTGTTCTCCTGGCGCACCAATGTGCTTGCCACCGTCGTCGGTCGCGCGGGCTTCGCCGTGCAGAACAACCTGTTCTACATCAAGGGCGGCTATGCCGGCGTGAACAACCGTCTGTCGGTCACCGATACGGTCGGTCCGGCCACCGGTTCCGGCGGTCAGACCCATTGGGCCAACGGCTGGACCGTCGGTGCCGGCTGGGAATACGGCATCACCCGCAACTGGATCGTCGGCCTCGAGTACAACTACGCAGCCTTCGCCAGCCAGACCTATCAACTCGGCGGCACCTCCGGCAATTACAGCTTCGATGCCAAGCCGCGCGACCTGCAGTGGGCCGTCGTGCGCGCCAGCTACAAGTTCGACGCGCCGGTCATCGCCCGCTACTAA
- a CDS encoding SDR family NAD(P)-dependent oxidoreductase, translating to MTTSRFDLRGKVAIVTGGNGGIGLGMARGLADAGANIAVVGRNETKSAAAVADLSQRGVKAISVATDVTDKAAIAAMIDRVVRDFGRIDILINNAGMSIRKPPHELELDEWNTVINTNLTSAFLCSKLAYPALKASGNGKVINIGSMMSIFGASFATAYAASKGGIVQYTRACANAWAPDNIQVNAILPGWIDTDLTRGARQQVSGLHERVLARTPAGRWGDIDDFAGITVFLASSASNFVTGTAIPVDGGFSVMA from the coding sequence ATGACAACCAGTCGGTTCGATCTCCGCGGCAAGGTCGCGATTGTCACGGGAGGCAATGGCGGCATCGGGCTCGGAATGGCCCGTGGCCTCGCCGATGCCGGCGCCAACATCGCCGTGGTCGGGCGCAACGAAACCAAATCCGCCGCCGCCGTCGCTGATCTCAGTCAGCGCGGCGTGAAGGCGATCAGTGTTGCCACCGACGTCACCGACAAGGCGGCCATCGCCGCGATGATCGATCGCGTCGTCAGGGATTTCGGCCGCATCGACATCCTCATCAACAATGCCGGCATGAGCATCCGCAAGCCGCCGCACGAGCTCGAGCTCGACGAGTGGAACACGGTGATCAACACCAATCTCACCAGCGCCTTCCTGTGCTCGAAGCTGGCTTATCCGGCGCTGAAGGCGTCCGGCAACGGCAAGGTGATCAACATCGGCTCGATGATGTCGATCTTCGGCGCGAGCTTCGCAACGGCCTATGCGGCGAGCAAGGGCGGCATCGTTCAGTACACGCGCGCCTGCGCCAATGCGTGGGCGCCCGACAACATCCAGGTCAATGCCATCCTGCCGGGCTGGATCGACACCGACCTGACCCGCGGTGCGCGGCAGCAGGTATCGGGATTGCACGAGCGGGTGCTGGCACGCACGCCTGCGGGGCGGTGGGGCGACATCGACGACTTCGCCGGCATCACCGTGTTCCTCGCCTCATCCGCCTCCAACTTCGTCACCGGCACCGCGATCCCCGTCGATGGCGGGTTCTCGGTGATGGCGTAG
- a CDS encoding caspase domain-containing protein: MTRRLLRVLAALGLAAGLSGFALPACAEKRVALVVGNNDYRNVPKLLKAVNDARTMGDTLKQLGFSVMLAENQSRQQFSETLLAFDRTIEPGDTAFFFYAGHGFEIAGQNYLLPTDVPAATEGQEELVRDASILADRIVERLQNKKARTSILVFDACRNNPFERKGTRAVSGGGGLAPMVQLPEGVFSVFSAGPRQTALDRLSNDDANPNSVFTRTFAKELLQPGENLVQVAQRTRRLVSEMADTVKHRQVPVYFDQMVDDVFLSGIAKDAAARPADPPAQKLAALPPVSVPRVPKEETTNAPIASFSRHNGGWSVVFSFPDPTLGVSWRMAGNGDFRETGFIDTLDPRTRKRMPNPSIELPPDAQAGTIEVRYVDQSGDMQGPFPIRFDPEAALIRDQRKILDMTATSWLSFREFNGLLVYYTHLVSYRCAIREVRIGIDTAVPNQVLKMPGCDMRDPSAISAGTPLSMKLAPATQFISVELTYRDGSVSEIKSFRSANRGNN; the protein is encoded by the coding sequence ATGACGCGTCGGCTTCTCAGAGTACTGGCAGCGCTTGGCCTTGCGGCCGGCCTCAGCGGTTTCGCGCTTCCCGCCTGTGCCGAGAAGCGCGTTGCGCTCGTCGTCGGCAACAACGACTACAGGAACGTTCCGAAGCTGCTCAAGGCGGTCAACGACGCCCGCACCATGGGCGATACGCTGAAGCAGCTCGGATTCTCCGTGATGCTCGCCGAAAACCAGAGCCGGCAGCAATTTTCGGAGACGCTGCTCGCGTTCGATCGGACGATCGAGCCCGGCGACACCGCGTTCTTCTTCTATGCCGGCCACGGCTTCGAGATCGCAGGCCAGAACTATCTGCTGCCGACGGACGTGCCCGCGGCGACGGAAGGGCAGGAAGAACTGGTGCGTGACGCCTCCATCCTGGCCGATCGCATCGTCGAGCGCCTCCAGAACAAGAAGGCGCGGACCTCGATCCTGGTGTTCGACGCCTGCCGCAACAACCCGTTCGAGCGCAAGGGTACCCGCGCCGTCTCCGGTGGCGGCGGGCTTGCCCCGATGGTGCAGCTGCCCGAAGGCGTGTTCTCGGTCTTCTCGGCGGGCCCGCGCCAGACCGCGCTCGACCGCCTCTCCAATGACGACGCCAATCCCAATTCGGTATTCACGCGCACCTTCGCCAAGGAACTGCTCCAGCCCGGCGAGAACCTGGTGCAAGTGGCGCAGCGTACGCGCCGTCTCGTGAGCGAGATGGCCGACACTGTCAAGCACAGGCAGGTGCCGGTCTATTTCGATCAGATGGTCGATGACGTCTTCCTCAGCGGCATCGCCAAGGATGCCGCCGCGCGCCCGGCCGATCCGCCGGCGCAGAAGCTCGCGGCGCTGCCACCGGTGTCGGTGCCGCGCGTGCCGAAGGAGGAGACCACCAACGCGCCGATCGCGAGCTTCTCGCGTCACAATGGCGGCTGGAGCGTGGTGTTCTCATTTCCCGATCCGACCCTCGGCGTTTCCTGGCGCATGGCCGGCAACGGCGACTTCCGCGAAACCGGCTTCATCGATACGCTCGACCCGCGCACGCGCAAGAGGATGCCGAACCCGTCGATCGAATTGCCGCCGGACGCGCAGGCCGGCACTATCGAGGTCCGCTATGTCGACCAATCCGGTGACATGCAGGGGCCGTTCCCGATCAGGTTCGATCCCGAAGCCGCGCTGATCCGTGACCAACGCAAGATCCTGGACATGACCGCGACGAGCTGGCTCTCATTCCGCGAGTTCAACGGGCTGCTGGTCTACTACACGCACCTCGTGTCCTACCGCTGCGCCATCCGCGAGGTGCGCATCGGCATCGACACCGCCGTTCCGAACCAGGTGTTGAAGATGCCGGGCTGCGACATGCGCGATCCCAGTGCGATCAGCGCCGGCACGCCGCTCTCCATGAAGCTCGCGCCTGCAACGCAGTTCATCTCGGTGGAGCTGACCTATCGTGACGGCAGCGTGTCGGAGATCAAGAGCTTCCGCAGCGCGAACCGCGGCAACAACTGA